One segment of Bacillus alkalisoli DNA contains the following:
- the eno gene encoding phosphopyruvate hydratase, whose amino-acid sequence MPIISDIYAREVMDSRGNPTIEVEVYTESGAFGRAMVPSGASTGEHEAVELRDGDKSRYLGKGVLTAVDNVNEKIAPELIGLYDVLEQVAIDQALIELDGTENKGSLGANAILGVSMAVARAAADYLEVPLYQHLGGFNAKTLPVPMMNIINGGEHADNNVDIQEFMVMPVGAENFTEALRMGAEIFHALKAVLSAKGLNTAVGDEGGFAPNLGSNEEALQTIVEAIEKAGYTPGEQVMLAMDAAASEFFNKEDGKYHLKGEGVVYTSEEMVEFYAKMAEKYPIISIEDGLDENDWEGFKLMTERLGDKIQLVGDDLFVTNTKKLAEGIERKIGNSILIKVNQIGTLTETFEAIEMAKRAGYTAVISHRSGETEDSTIADIAVATNAGQIKTGAPSRTDRVAKYNQLLRIEDQLGDTARYDGLKSFYNLKK is encoded by the coding sequence ATGCCAATTATCTCTGATATTTACGCACGCGAAGTCATGGACTCTCGCGGTAACCCAACAATCGAAGTAGAAGTTTACACAGAATCTGGTGCATTCGGCCGCGCAATGGTACCAAGTGGTGCATCAACTGGTGAGCACGAAGCAGTTGAATTACGTGACGGAGACAAATCTCGTTACTTAGGTAAAGGCGTACTAACCGCTGTTGACAACGTTAACGAAAAAATCGCTCCTGAACTTATCGGTCTTTATGACGTTCTTGAGCAAGTTGCAATTGACCAAGCTTTAATCGAGCTTGACGGTACAGAAAACAAAGGTAGCCTAGGTGCTAACGCTATCCTTGGTGTTTCTATGGCAGTAGCTCGCGCAGCAGCTGACTATTTAGAAGTTCCGTTATACCAACACTTAGGTGGCTTCAACGCGAAAACTCTTCCTGTACCAATGATGAACATCATTAACGGTGGAGAGCACGCTGACAACAACGTAGACATCCAAGAATTCATGGTAATGCCTGTTGGAGCAGAAAACTTCACAGAAGCATTACGTATGGGTGCAGAAATTTTCCACGCTCTTAAAGCTGTATTAAGTGCAAAAGGCTTAAACACGGCTGTAGGTGATGAAGGTGGATTCGCTCCTAACTTAGGATCTAACGAAGAAGCTCTTCAAACAATCGTAGAAGCAATCGAGAAAGCTGGGTACACACCTGGTGAGCAAGTAATGCTAGCGATGGACGCTGCAGCTTCTGAGTTCTTTAACAAAGAAGACGGCAAATACCATCTTAAAGGTGAAGGTGTAGTTTACACTTCTGAAGAAATGGTAGAATTCTACGCGAAGATGGCTGAAAAATACCCAATCATTTCTATTGAAGATGGCTTAGACGAGAACGACTGGGAAGGCTTCAAGCTAATGACAGAGCGCCTAGGCGACAAGATCCAATTAGTTGGTGACGACCTTTTCGTTACAAACACGAAAAAATTAGCAGAAGGTATCGAGCGCAAAATCGGTAACTCTATCCTAATCAAAGTAAACCAAATCGGTACACTTACTGAAACATTCGAAGCAATCGAAATGGCTAAACGCGCTGGTTACACAGCAGTAATCTCTCACCGTTCTGGTGAAACAGAAGACAGCACAATCGCTGACATCGCTGTTGCAACAAACGCTGGCCAAATCAAAACAGGTGCTCCATCTCGTACAGACCGCGTAGCGAAGTACAACCAACTTCTTCGCATCGAAGATCAACTTGGTGACACTGCACGTTATGATGGATTAAAATCTTTCTACAACTTAAAGAAGTAA
- a CDS encoding glycoside hydrolase family 16 protein encodes MSRFFLFLIVASLIWIATMTFHSDTNSSNHAAIRVLEKNKEWNGMKYVNVMDDFSKGLNPYIWEVLVREENFNNELQYYSDHNVSVQEGVLQLTGKKESKGGKDFTSGLIHTSNEYPILYGHIKMRAKYPVGKGLFPAIWLAPISNDDYIPEVDIMEVIGSQPNKIYFVHHYRNASGNIQTVYESREIMNNDVFHTYELIWTKDKLEWLVNGVTTFRTEENIPNIPMKLIINLAIGGDWPGSPTSSTKFPAVFHIDSVEILHEKWVNN; translated from the coding sequence ATGAGTCGGTTCTTTCTATTTCTTATTGTTGCTAGCTTAATATGGATTGCTACTATGACTTTTCATTCAGATACGAATAGCTCGAATCACGCTGCTATTAGAGTGTTAGAAAAAAACAAAGAATGGAATGGGATGAAGTATGTAAATGTGATGGATGACTTTTCAAAGGGACTAAATCCGTACATTTGGGAGGTGTTGGTTCGGGAGGAGAACTTCAATAATGAGCTTCAATATTATTCAGATCACAATGTTTCCGTTCAGGAAGGTGTGCTTCAACTAACAGGTAAAAAAGAGTCAAAAGGTGGAAAGGACTTTACATCTGGGCTTATACACACTTCTAACGAATATCCAATTTTGTATGGGCATATAAAAATGCGTGCCAAATATCCAGTCGGAAAAGGGTTATTTCCTGCTATATGGCTTGCACCAATTTCTAACGACGATTACATACCCGAAGTCGACATCATGGAAGTAATCGGGAGTCAGCCAAATAAAATTTATTTTGTGCATCATTATAGAAATGCTAGTGGCAACATTCAAACAGTATATGAATCTAGAGAAATAATGAATAATGACGTTTTCCATACGTATGAACTTATATGGACAAAAGACAAATTGGAGTGGCTAGTTAATGGGGTTACAACTTTTAGAACAGAAGAAAATATCCCAAACATACCTATGAAGCTAATAATAAATCTTGCCATTGGTGGAGATTGGCCAGGTTCACCAACCTCATCTACTAAATTTCCAGCAGTTTTTCATATTGACTCCGTTGAAATACTACATGAGAAATGGGTGAACAATTAG
- a CDS encoding glycosyltransferase family 2 protein codes for MIIIFSIMLFSMTILFPIYHMINGLFAMKQYTRKKTPISERKRGISVLIPCYNEATIIETTIESMKKLTYKNVEFIFINDGSADHTLEKICESIQLKQVDKRYLLTKLEFKPIKAIYEGIQHANFILIDKLNGGKADALNAGIMLATHSIIVTLDADSILDNSALDRINDAFEDKEVIAAGGIVHVLQGRKWKNGTLFPTLKTKLIVKLQILEYFRGFFIYKSSLAKSNALSIISGAFGVFRKDVLLHVNGYRNTVGEDIDITIKVQNYLKQHPRSKILFLPDAACYTEVPESWRDLYKQRIRWQKAFTDCLVLYKKEFLTTIFTRKLSFFFLIDSFFIGIVCSYIFFTGVIWILFNLNTFDSRFILLYIILSSTCNLLYNFVALYVASKYNQIFPRVNIHSIALTIVLDLIFFRFLNILIICIGTVSYFIKREGWNKVARTGRDYSFEQGN; via the coding sequence GTGATCATTATTTTTTCCATCATGCTCTTTTCGATGACCATTTTATTTCCTATCTATCACATGATAAATGGCTTATTTGCAATGAAACAATATACAAGAAAGAAAACACCTATTTCAGAGCGGAAACGAGGCATATCCGTACTTATACCTTGTTATAATGAGGCAACAATTATCGAAACAACAATAGAGTCAATGAAAAAATTAACTTATAAAAATGTAGAGTTTATTTTCATAAACGATGGCTCTGCAGATCATACATTAGAAAAGATTTGTGAGTCCATACAACTTAAACAAGTAGACAAAAGATACTTATTAACAAAATTAGAGTTTAAGCCAATAAAGGCTATTTATGAAGGAATACAACATGCTAACTTCATTCTAATTGATAAATTAAATGGCGGAAAAGCAGACGCCCTGAACGCAGGTATTATGCTAGCCACCCATTCCATTATCGTTACGCTAGATGCTGACAGTATATTAGACAATAGCGCCCTCGATAGGATAAATGATGCTTTTGAAGACAAAGAGGTTATAGCTGCTGGTGGCATTGTCCATGTGTTACAAGGTCGTAAGTGGAAAAATGGAACATTGTTTCCGACGTTAAAAACTAAGTTGATCGTCAAATTACAAATATTAGAGTACTTCCGTGGGTTCTTTATATATAAATCGTCATTAGCTAAATCCAATGCATTATCGATTATCTCTGGAGCCTTTGGTGTGTTTAGAAAAGATGTCTTACTCCATGTGAATGGGTATCGAAATACAGTTGGTGAAGACATCGATATAACGATAAAAGTACAAAACTATTTAAAACAACATCCAAGAAGTAAAATACTCTTTCTTCCTGATGCGGCTTGCTATACAGAAGTGCCAGAATCATGGAGAGACTTGTATAAACAACGAATCCGTTGGCAAAAAGCGTTCACTGATTGCTTAGTTCTTTATAAAAAAGAATTTCTAACTACTATTTTTACAAGAAAATTATCTTTCTTTTTCCTTATCGACTCTTTTTTTATTGGTATCGTCTGTAGCTATATTTTTTTCACTGGCGTTATCTGGATTTTGTTCAATCTAAACACATTTGATTCGAGGTTTATCTTACTATATATCATCTTATCTTCCACTTGTAATCTTCTTTATAACTTCGTTGCACTATATGTCGCTTCCAAATATAACCAAATTTTCCCTCGCGTCAATATTCATTCTATTGCTCTAACTATTGTCCTAGACCTAATATTTTTTAGGTTTTTAAATATTCTAATTATTTGTATTGGCACGGTCTCTTATTTTATAAAAAGGGAAGGCTGGAACAAAGTTGCCCGTACGGGGAGAGACTACTCATTTGAACAAGGAAACTAA
- the secG gene encoding preprotein translocase subunit SecG, producing the protein MQIFLIILLVLTSIALIGVVLLQSGKSAGLSGAISGGAETLFGKQKARGLDLYLHRATIVLSVLFFVLTLAIAFFA; encoded by the coding sequence ATGCAAATTTTCTTAATTATTCTTCTTGTATTAACTTCTATTGCACTTATTGGTGTTGTATTATTACAATCGGGTAAAAGCGCTGGTCTTTCTGGAGCAATCTCTGGTGGAGCAGAAACACTTTTTGGTAAACAAAAAGCTCGCGGTTTAGATTTATATTTACACCGTGCAACGATTGTTTTATCAGTGTTATTCTTCGTTTTAACATTAGCGATCGCATTTTTCGCTTAA
- a CDS encoding ATP-binding protein, giving the protein MNMKNQKHLPKENIYWIFTITSIILMTLGSFIELWENGITTTFIIHLLMVLVISVLLIIYPKNKSIYTKYALNIAMPIYFYAMFIMYPFTLSPFLIICFIPGIAILFYNQKLFYFSLINNVVIVISFMVYVFLVDQGAGFPIFHKDLAGYAINFLACQAMLYFIFALLQKKIEEQRQYYQQLQADERLKTTGQLAAAVAHEIRNPITVVKGFIQLYEQDKQLPEHVKKHYQLMLGELNTAETVISDFLTLAKPDVNEVESIEIKPALYNVMDLLNTYALIDTIQIELDIEDDYSIQCTLIEFKQLFVNLLKNAIEASEHGGTVRVTVRRGNSRVKIVIVDQGVGMSKEQLKRIGTPFYSLKAKGTGLGLMICFNIVQKYEGTIEFFSKEGNGTEVTVTFPLVE; this is encoded by the coding sequence ATGAACATGAAGAACCAAAAGCATTTGCCAAAGGAAAATATATATTGGATATTTACTATTACTAGTATCATCTTAATGACGTTAGGGTCTTTCATTGAACTGTGGGAGAATGGAATAACTACTACATTTATTATACATCTACTAATGGTACTCGTTATTTCGGTACTATTAATTATTTATCCTAAAAATAAGAGCATTTATACGAAATATGCGTTGAATATTGCAATGCCTATATACTTTTATGCGATGTTTATTATGTATCCTTTTACACTTTCTCCTTTTCTTATTATTTGTTTCATACCAGGGATAGCCATATTGTTCTATAATCAAAAGTTATTTTATTTTTCATTAATTAATAATGTTGTAATCGTCATTTCCTTTATGGTTTATGTATTCCTTGTGGATCAAGGAGCGGGGTTTCCAATTTTTCATAAAGATTTAGCAGGTTATGCGATTAATTTTCTAGCATGCCAAGCAATGCTTTATTTTATTTTTGCACTGCTACAGAAAAAGATTGAAGAGCAAAGACAATATTATCAGCAACTTCAAGCCGATGAACGGTTAAAGACTACCGGACAATTGGCTGCAGCAGTTGCACACGAAATCCGAAATCCCATTACAGTTGTGAAAGGGTTTATTCAATTATATGAGCAAGACAAGCAACTACCTGAACATGTTAAAAAGCACTATCAATTAATGTTAGGTGAGCTGAATACAGCTGAAACCGTTATTTCTGATTTTTTAACGCTAGCAAAGCCTGATGTCAATGAGGTAGAAAGTATTGAAATAAAGCCTGCTCTCTATAATGTAATGGATTTATTAAATACGTATGCTTTAATTGATACCATCCAAATTGAATTAGACATTGAAGATGATTATTCTATCCAATGTACATTAATCGAATTTAAGCAGTTATTCGTCAACTTATTAAAGAATGCGATTGAAGCTTCCGAGCATGGGGGAACAGTTCGAGTAACGGTGAGAAGAGGCAATAGTAGAGTAAAAATCGTCATTGTCGACCAAGGTGTTGGTATGTCTAAGGAACAATTAAAAAGAATCGGTACCCCTTTCTATTCTTTAAAAGCAAAAGGTACTGGTCTCGGATTAATGATATGCTTTAATATCGTTCAAAAATATGAAGGAACGATTGAATTCTTTAGCAAAGAAGGCAACGGAACAGAAGTAACCGTTACGTTTCCATTAGTTGAATAG
- a CDS encoding helix-turn-helix domain-containing protein — MVGDRIKKLRKSRGYSISELAEKAGVSKSYLSYLERDLQTNPSLQFLNKIASSLGTDIEYLLNGGTDGVNNSQTDNLLIDEEWTRLLQKAIKEGMTKEDFIYFRDYLHFKKWQETKKN; from the coding sequence ATGGTTGGTGACCGGATTAAAAAGTTGCGGAAAAGTCGTGGTTATTCGATAAGTGAATTGGCGGAGAAAGCTGGTGTTTCTAAGTCTTACTTAAGTTACTTAGAACGCGATCTCCAAACAAACCCTTCCTTACAGTTCTTAAACAAGATTGCTTCTTCGTTAGGTACCGATATCGAGTATTTATTAAATGGTGGAACAGATGGAGTAAACAACTCCCAAACAGATAACCTTTTAATAGATGAAGAGTGGACTAGACTACTTCAAAAGGCAATCAAGGAAGGTATGACAAAAGAGGATTTTATTTACTTTCGTGATTATTTACATTTTAAAAAATGGCAAGAGACAAAAAAGAATTAA
- a CDS encoding signal peptidase I has protein sequence MKFLKIISKITTGILLFCLVFAAILAISSHLSGGTPKFFGKTMMIVLSGSMEPTIPTGSAIFVEEVDPRELQVGDVITFESPIHENTRIITHRITEIFNFGQLEFIAQGDSNEAADPMPIPAQNILGKHSDITIPYLGYILSFLQSKKGIGLALIIPGLLVIGIEVFSVWKLLSRWEQSKGNEPSTNENKSIA, from the coding sequence GTGAAATTTCTCAAAATAATAAGCAAAATAACAACGGGTATCCTGCTATTTTGTTTAGTATTTGCTGCAATTCTAGCCATTTCATCTCATCTATCAGGTGGAACGCCCAAATTTTTTGGGAAAACAATGATGATCGTTTTATCAGGATCGATGGAACCTACCATACCAACCGGTTCCGCAATATTTGTAGAAGAAGTAGATCCGAGGGAATTACAAGTTGGAGATGTTATAACTTTCGAATCTCCTATCCATGAGAATACTAGAATAATAACGCATAGAATAACTGAGATATTTAATTTTGGTCAATTAGAATTTATCGCACAAGGTGATAGCAATGAAGCAGCAGATCCAATGCCTATACCTGCTCAAAATATCTTAGGTAAGCATTCAGATATTACTATTCCATATCTTGGTTATATATTATCCTTTCTTCAATCCAAGAAAGGAATAGGTTTAGCTTTAATAATTCCTGGTTTGTTAGTAATTGGTATCGAAGTTTTCTCTGTATGGAAGCTGTTATCACGATGGGAACAATCCAAAGGAAATGAACCAAGTACAAATGAGAACAAAAGTATTGCCTAA
- a CDS encoding TasA family protein, translated as MNIKKKLLGSAATIALASMATIGGTFAYFSDSTSTDSKFTNGTIVLKPHEPYLESFNITGWKPGDKLVAKHDNQDPAMVLNNQGTLPMNVFMDIDASSVKGTDGAIYVRELKFGGVDLLALWELSGDVTLAQLSSLTNNVDTTLNTHTISDVGKYIGYLPAHVSGSWDHIKAVTYVLEFADTGEKQNQLQGDVTDIKFSFTGLQYEGKLYDKENLDNFKDGGGGEYRPTDNINDREYRNQFGDDVDMDDKKN; from the coding sequence ATGAACATTAAGAAAAAATTATTAGGTAGTGCCGCTACGATCGCTTTAGCGTCTATGGCTACTATCGGAGGAACATTTGCTTATTTCAGTGATTCAACATCAACGGACAGTAAATTTACAAACGGAACAATCGTGTTAAAGCCACATGAGCCTTACTTAGAGTCATTTAACATCACTGGTTGGAAACCAGGAGACAAACTTGTTGCTAAGCATGATAACCAAGATCCTGCAATGGTATTAAACAATCAAGGTACTTTACCTATGAACGTATTTATGGATATTGATGCAAGTAGTGTAAAAGGAACTGATGGGGCTATTTATGTTAGAGAGTTAAAATTTGGTGGTGTAGATTTATTAGCATTATGGGAACTATCAGGAGATGTGACATTAGCTCAACTTTCTTCCCTTACAAATAATGTAGATACTACATTGAATACTCATACGATTAGTGATGTTGGTAAGTACATTGGATACTTACCTGCACATGTATCAGGGTCATGGGATCATATTAAAGCTGTAACATATGTTTTAGAATTTGCTGATACAGGTGAAAAACAAAACCAATTACAAGGTGATGTAACTGATATTAAGTTTAGCTTTACTGGATTACAGTACGAAGGAAAACTTTATGACAAAGAAAACCTAGATAACTTTAAAGATGGTGGCGGAGGAGAATACCGTCCAACTGACAACATTAATGATAGAGAATACAGAAACCAATTTGGTGATGATGTAGATATGGACGATAAAAAGAATTAA
- a CDS encoding LPXTG cell wall anchor domain-containing protein has product MKIKYLLVLIISTVFFIIYTPIFQTGATDSEKVLIIETFPSSTFINLGGLKPGDQIIKPLEVLNKGNIGFSYSTFVEFNGGSQKYYNALELTVLDSDNNMFFDGKVQDFQGLSDRKVSIFSKEKLLFKFSVPHELGNEYQGLSTGLNLIFVAEEEYKDEPTIPVDSTNPGGSTLPDTATNSFNYMLLGLGLFVIGTLLVIRLRFKLNKIRS; this is encoded by the coding sequence GTGAAAATTAAATATTTATTGGTGTTAATTATTTCTACAGTTTTTTTCATTATATACACACCAATTTTTCAGACTGGCGCTACAGACTCTGAAAAAGTGTTAATTATTGAAACCTTCCCTAGTAGTACATTCATAAACTTAGGTGGTCTAAAACCAGGCGATCAAATTATAAAGCCACTAGAAGTACTAAATAAAGGAAATATCGGATTTTCGTATTCAACTTTTGTCGAATTCAATGGCGGATCACAAAAGTATTACAATGCTCTTGAGCTAACTGTCCTAGATTCAGATAATAATATGTTTTTTGACGGTAAAGTTCAGGATTTTCAAGGGTTATCTGATAGAAAGGTATCTATATTTAGTAAAGAAAAACTACTTTTTAAGTTTTCTGTCCCACATGAATTAGGTAATGAATATCAAGGATTATCAACAGGGTTAAATTTAATATTTGTAGCGGAAGAGGAGTATAAAGATGAACCTACTATCCCGGTTGATTCTACAAATCCAGGAGGAAGCACATTGCCTGACACTGCAACTAATTCTTTCAATTACATGCTACTTGGTTTGGGTTTATTTGTTATAGGTACATTACTTGTAATACGTTTACGATTTAAGTTAAATAAAATCCGTTCTTAA
- a CDS encoding signal peptidase I encodes MKRIQINVKKVILIGLTALLICILSLFSFLFMTGKLNVAIVLSDSMKPTISAGDLLISKSSKEKSINIGDIVTFEDNTGVTVTHRVVDIKNDSVMTKGDAVAYHNTELVDSSSIKSTYVAHVPYLGYVISWIASPWGFIIFYIVPVWYISYALLKKFILKPKKYTRYFPQEN; translated from the coding sequence ATGAAGAGGATACAGATTAACGTAAAAAAAGTAATATTAATAGGGCTAACTGCTTTGTTAATTTGTATCCTTTCTTTATTTAGTTTTTTGTTTATGACTGGAAAGTTAAATGTAGCAATAGTATTGTCTGATAGTATGAAGCCGACTATTTCTGCTGGAGATTTATTAATTTCAAAATCCTCTAAAGAAAAATCTATTAATATAGGGGATATTGTTACATTTGAGGATAATACAGGGGTAACTGTAACTCACCGCGTTGTAGATATTAAAAACGATTCCGTTATGACAAAAGGGGATGCGGTTGCTTATCATAATACAGAATTGGTAGATAGTAGTAGTATAAAAAGTACTTATGTAGCTCATGTTCCCTATTTAGGGTATGTAATAAGTTGGATAGCGAGTCCCTGGGGTTTTATTATTTTTTATATAGTACCTGTATGGTATATTTCTTACGCCTTATTAAAAAAATTTATATTAAAACCTAAGAAATATACGAGGTATTTTCCTCAAGAGAATTAA